Proteins from a single region of Streptomyces vinaceus:
- a CDS encoding CDGSH iron-sulfur domain-containing protein, whose translation MPSPNDPGPRRVPATAPARRVCVDPQGPVLVEGPVEIVLDDGTVARSDRFMVALCTCRRSRAYPWCDTSHRRRERAEPPPGNRKPR comes from the coding sequence GTGCCGAGTCCGAATGACCCCGGCCCGCGCCGGGTTCCCGCGACGGCGCCCGCCCGCCGGGTATGTGTGGATCCGCAGGGCCCGGTCCTGGTCGAGGGTCCGGTCGAGATCGTGCTGGACGACGGGACGGTCGCCCGCTCGGACCGCTTCATGGTCGCGCTGTGCACCTGCCGTCGCAGCCGCGCCTACCCCTGGTGCGACACCAGCCACCGCCGACGCGAGCGGGCGGAACCGCCGCCCGGGAACAGGAAGCCCCGATGA
- a CDS encoding HemK2/MTQ2 family protein methyltransferase: protein MALPGVYRPQADTLLLAEALDREELGPRTDALEIGTGTGALALHAAGRGARVTAVDVSWPAVVTARLNSLRRRVPLRVLHGDFAARTAGRRFDLVITNPPYVPAPGDRLPSYGPRRAWDAGPDGRGVIDRICADAPALLRPGGVLLMVHSGMCGAERTLDRLAGAGLSAAVTAKASVPWGPVLRSRRAWLEQRGLAAQAQEWEELVIIRAESE from the coding sequence ATGGCCCTGCCGGGCGTCTACCGGCCGCAGGCGGACACCCTCCTCCTCGCCGAGGCGCTCGACCGGGAGGAGCTGGGGCCGCGCACGGACGCACTGGAGATCGGTACGGGTACCGGTGCGCTGGCCCTGCACGCCGCGGGCAGGGGAGCGCGCGTCACGGCGGTCGACGTCTCCTGGCCCGCCGTGGTCACGGCGCGGCTGAACTCCCTGCGCCGACGGGTGCCCCTGCGCGTCCTGCACGGCGACTTCGCGGCACGCACCGCGGGGCGCCGCTTCGACCTGGTCATCACGAATCCGCCGTACGTCCCCGCCCCGGGCGACAGGCTGCCGTCGTACGGGCCGAGGCGGGCCTGGGACGCCGGTCCGGACGGCCGCGGGGTCATCGACCGGATCTGCGCCGACGCGCCCGCCCTGCTGCGTCCCGGCGGCGTCCTGCTCATGGTGCACTCCGGGATGTGCGGGGCCGAGCGCACGCTCGACCGCCTGGCCGGGGCGGGGCTGTCCGCCGCGGTCACGGCGAAGGCCTCCGTGCCCTGGGGCCCCGTACTGCGTTCGCGACGGGCCTGGCTGGAGCAGCGGGGACTCGCGGCACAGGCCCAGGAGTGGGAAGAGCTGGTGATCATCCGTGCCGAGTCCGAATGA